Proteins from one Neodiprion fabricii isolate iyNeoFabr1 chromosome 5, iyNeoFabr1.1, whole genome shotgun sequence genomic window:
- the LOC124182785 gene encoding ATP-binding cassette subfamily C member 4-like isoform X1, which produces MDASKTRSTPNPRKKANIVSVLTWWWTIELFKKGYRKILIADDLHDPLSEDRSTALGDRLEKQWNYELETAKKWGRQPSLLKTIFLTFRWEYFLLGLMQVLNEFVIRLGTPILLGGLLSYFKKDSNVMLEEALYYAGGIALASAVNVITLNQAIFGAFHIGGRIRVAVCSLVYRKALNLSMTALGETAPGKVVNLVANDVNRFDVVSVFLHYLWSAPISTLIITYFLYNKAGWAGIIGIAAVFIVVPLQSYLGKLSSKYRLQTALKTDERVQLMDEIVSGVQVIKMYAWEKPFCALIELARKLELRVVTKTSYLRGIYMSFNLFTTRMALWGTMIAMVLFDQELTADTIFVISAYFNILAQTMSSMFVRGVAETAECMVAVRRLQYFLMYDEFQKVIGHTKYSSENNISRGSMQSVNQAPKSDLPYIDDELTDKSAVPDDYSREKANGVAILASDLLKDTVDLVNEKSKSVMDNKIALNKEQWAIKLTNVTAKWEPYSPENTLDSVNLQFDKGKLYAVIGMVGAGKSSLLSVLLGELPLSETKEFSDVIVKGSLSYAGQDAWVFGATVRQNIIFGQPYERQRYHRVTKACALLSDFEQFSQGDLTIVGDRGSSLSGGQRARINLARAVYRQADIYLLDDPLSAVDAHVGKHLFEECIQRYLAGKTRILVTHQLQYLQGVDAIILLNQGRAEIFSNYHELLASYPDYEALVGTMGEGDGTASERGLPSEKGMRRQYSSTSHRSQTPDASGSIDTDMEDEEEDSKGLDTVEGTSRGTIQGSVFLKYFQAGGSLFIAFIVAVLFIATQVAASLNDMFVSYWVDKEESRRMISLSSHESLDINDTGEGTNTTNLLQLSRDTQILLSTETYMYIYTGILVALFVAAIGRSMLFYKLCMWSSQSLHDRMFGSLIRTSMRFFDTNPSGRILNRFSKDMGAIDELLPKALLDAGQVIMLMIGSLIVASTVNYLFLIPVVIMGAIFAWIRKIYLRTSKNVKRLEGITRSPVFTHLNATLNGLSTIRAYGAQDILKYEFDKHQDLHTSSWYMFITTSTAFGFSLDFFCLIFITLVTFSFILIKGNFSGSQVGLAITQAMALTGVIQWGMRQSAEVANQLMSVERVIEYTQLAPEPNLRDKGITKKRKAKSMSQQPPPPPQDWPSYGCIRLIDVYMRYVEDEAPVLKGLNLVIRPGEKVGIVGRTGAGKSSLISALFRLAKIEGSMQIDDIDTGSICLEDLRARISIIPQDPVLFSGTLRRNLDPFEEFPDRLLWEALDEVELKDAITTGANGLDSRVLKGGSNYSVGQRQLVCLARAILRNNRILMLDEATANVDPHTDALIQRTIRTKFASCTVLTVAHRLNTIMDSDKVLLMDRGRMAEYDHPYLLLQNEYGHFSSMVKETGRAMYEQLAKIAEQSYKAK; this is translated from the exons ATGGATGCAAGTAAAACAAGGAGCACACCTAATCCTCGAAAAAAGGCGAATATTGTTTCTGTACTAACATGGTG GTGGACGATAGAATTGTTCAAGAAAGGGTACAGAAAGATTTTGATTGCCGATGACTTACACGATCCTCTATCAGAGGATAGGTCAACAGCTTTGGGCGACAGACTAGAGAA GCAATGGAACTACGAATTGGAGACTGCCAAGAAATGGGGGCGGCAGCCAAGCCTTCTCAAAACGATTTTCCTGACTTTTCGCTGGGAGTATTTTTTGCTCGGTTTGATGCAAGTTTTGAACGAATTTGTCATACG ACTGGGTACGCCAATATTGCTGGGAGGTTTGCTCAGCTACTTTAAGAAAGACTCGAACGTCATGCTTGAAGAAGCGCTCTACTATGCAGGCGGTATTGCTTTAGCGTCGGCGGTCAACGTCATCACTTTGAATCAAGCCATATTTGGTGCTTTTCACATTGGTGGCAGAATCAGAGTAGCTGTATGCTCTCTTGTGTACCGAAAG GCATTGAATCTCAGCATGACAGCCCTTGGAGAAACAGCACCTGGCAAAGTCGTAAATTTGGTCGCCAATGACGTCAACCGATTCGATGTAGTTTCTGTTTTCTTGCATTATTTGTGGTCCGCCCCTATCTCTACACTGATAATTACCTACTTTTTGTACAACAAAGCTGGATGGGCAGGGATCATTGGTATAGCTGCGGTTTTCATCGTTGTTCCTCTACAAT CATACTTGGGAAAACTCTCTTCAAAATACAGGCTTCAAACAGCGCTGAAAACGGACGAAAGAGTTCAGCTGATGGATGAGATCGTATCTGGGGTTCAGGTGATAAAAATGTATGCCTGGGAAAAGCCGTTTTGCGCATTAATAGAATTGGCCAGAAAGCTTGAATTGCGAGTTGTCACCAAAACTTCATATCTTCGTGGAATCTACATGTCGTTCAATCTTTTCACCACGAGAATGGCATTGTGGGGCACCATGATTGCAATGGTCCTTTTTGACCAAGAGCTAACCGCAGACacaattttcgttatttccgCTTATTTCAACATCTTGGCCCAGACAATGTCCAGCATGTTTGTCCGAGGTGTCGCTGAGACAGCCGAATGTATGGTAGCCGTGCGACGACTTCAGTACTTCCTCATGTATGACGAGTTTCAAAAAGTTATCGGGCACACCAAATATTcttctgaaaataatatcagCCGTGGATCTATGCAGAGCGTTAATCAGGCTCCAAAATCCGATCTTCCGTACATTGACGATGAATTGACGGATAAAAGTGCAGTTCCTGACGATTATTCTAGAGAAAAAGCAAACGGAGTGGCAATACTTGCCAGCGACCTGCTGAAGGATACCGTCGATCTTGTCAATG AAAAATCTAAAAGCGTGATGGACAACAAGATAGCATTGAACAAGGAGCAGTGGGCAATAAAGTTGACCAACGTTACCGCAAAGTGGGAACCCTATAGTCCTGAGAACACGTTGGACAGCGTCAACCTGCAGTTTGACAAAGGGAAACTGTACGCTGTGATCGGAATGGTGGGAGCTGGGAAAAGTTCGCTACTATCAGTGTTACTGGGTGAGTTACCTCTCTCAGAGACCAAGGAGTTCAGTGACGTCATAGTGAAAGGTAGCCTGAGCTACGCAGGGCAAGATGCCTGGGTATTTGGTGCTACCGTTCGCCAAAATATCATCTTTGGTCAGCCGTACGAACGTCAGCGTTATCACAGAGTGACAAAGGCCTGCGCCCTTCTCAGCGATTTCGAACAGTTTTCTCAGGGTGATTTAACCATCGTCGGAGACCGTGGTAGTTCTCTTTCGGGTGGGCAACGCGCAAGAATCAACTTGGCCAGAGCAGTCTACAGGCAGGCTGATATTTACCTCCTCGACGATCCACTGAGCGCG GTAGACGCGCACGTGGGTAAGCATCTTTTCGAGGAGTGTATTCAACGCTACCTCGCAGGTAAGACAAGGATACTTGTAACGCACCAGCTGCAGTACTTACAGGGGGTTGATGCTATCATCTTGTTGAATCAGGGAAGagcagaaatattttcgaactATCACGAATTATTGGCATCATATCCCGACTACGAAGCACTTGTCGGTACCATGGGTGAGGGGGATGGAACTGCCAGCGAACGAGGCTTACCTAGTGAAAAGGGTATGCGTCGTCAGTATTCTAGCACGAGTCATCGA AGTCAAACACCCGATGCCAGCGGCAGCATTGACACAGATATGGAAGATGAGGAGGAAGACAGCAAAGGCCTAGATACGGTAGAGGGGACCTCTCGTGGCACCATTCAAGGCtccgtttttctcaaatacttTCAAGCTGGCGGTAGTTTGTTCATCGCCTTCATTGTCGCGGTGCTGTTTATCGCCACTCAAGTTGCAGCCAGTCTTAATGACATGTTCGTTTCCTACTG GGTCGATAAGGAAGAATCTCGTAGAATGATTTCACTCTCTTCTCATGAAAGCCTCGACATAAACGATACCGGCGAAGGAACAAACACTACGAATTTACTTCAGCTGTCTAGAGACACGCAGATCTTGTTATCGACGGAaacgtatatgtacatatatacgggGATATTGGTCGCCTTGTTTGTGGCCGCAATCGGCAGGTCTATGCTTTTCTACAAGTTGTGCATGTGGAGCAGTCAATCTCTCCATGATCGAATGTTTGGGAGCTTGATAAGAACGAGTATGCGGTTCTTTGACACAAATCCTAGTGGCCGGATCCTGAATCGCTTCTCAAAGGATATGGGAGCTATAGACGAGTTACTGCCCAAAGCACTTCTGGATGCTGGTCAGGTCATAATGTTGATGATTGGTTCGCTGATTGTTGCTTCTACCGTTAACTACTTGTTCCTTATTCCGGTGGTTATCATGGGTGCTATTTTCGCCTGGATACGCAAGATCTACTTAAGAACCAGTAAAAACGTGAAACGACTGGAAGGAATCA CACGATCCCCAGTATTCACTCATCTGAATGCAACCCTTAATGGCCTAAGTACAATCAGGGCTTACGGGGCGCAGGACATACTTAAATACGAGTTTGACAAACATCAAGATCTGCACACCTCATCGTGGTATATGTTCATCACAACCAGCACGGCTTTCGGCTTCTCACTCGATTTCTTCTGCCTGATTTTCATAACTCTGGTTACATTCAGCTTCATACTTATCAAAGGCA ATTTTTCGGGGAGTCAGGTCGGTTTGGCGATAACACAGGCAATGGCGCTAACCGGAGTCATTCAGTGGGGAATGCGTCAGAGTGCAGAAGTGGCCAATCAGCTGATGTCCGTTGAGAGGGTAATTGAATACACTCAGCTGGCACCAGAGCCCAATCTGAGGGACAAGGGTATCACCAAAAAACGTAAAGCGAAATCAATGTCCCAGCAGCCACCCCCGCCACCCCAGGATTGGCCGAGTTACGGTTGCATTCGACTCATCGATGTATATATGCGATACGTTGAGGACGAGGCCCCAGTGCTCAAAGGATTGAATCTCGTTATTCGCCCTGGTGAAAAG GTCGGTATAGTCGGGCGAACTGGAGCGGGCAAGTCCTCGTTGATTTCAGCATTATTCCGCTTGGCAAAGATCGAAGGATCCATGCAAATTGACGACATAGACACAGGGTCCATCTGCCTAGAGGATTTGCGTGCACGGATATCCATCATTCCTCAGGATCCAGTTTTGTTTTCAGGAACACTGCGGCGGAATCTTGATCCATTTGAAGAGTTTCCGGATCGACTATTGTGGGAGGCTTTAGACGAG GTGGAGCTCAAGGATGCTATAACGACTGGTGCTAACGGACTTGACTCCCGGGTTTTGAAGGGAGGCAGCAATTACAGCGTCGGTCAGCGGCAACTGGTCTGCCTGGCTAGGGCAATACTGCGGAACAATCGAATACTTATGCTAGACGAGGCCACTGCCAATGTCGATCCTCACACCGACGCCCTCATCCAGCGTACCATAAGAACCAAGTTCGCGTCTTGCACGGTACTCACTGTCGCTCATCGCTTAAACACCATCATGGATAGCGACAAGGTCCTTCTAATGGACCGTGGCCGAATGGCG GAATACGACCACCCATACTTACTTCTGCAGAACGAATATGGACACTTCAGCTCCATGGTGAAAGAAACCGGTCGCGCGATGTACGAGCAACTAGCCAAGATTGCCGAACAGTCTTATAAAGCTAAGTAA
- the LOC124182785 gene encoding ATP-binding cassette sub-family C member 4-like isoform X2 gives MDASKTRSTPNPRKKANIVSVLTWWWTIELFKKGYRKILIADDLHDPLSEDRSTALGDRLEKQWNYELETAKKWGRQPSLLKTIFLTFRWEYFLLGLMQVLNEFVIRLGTPILLGGLLSYFKKDSNVMLEEALYYAGGIALASAVNVITLNQAIFGAFHIGGRIRVAVCSLVYRKALNLSMTALGETAPGKVVNLVANDVNRFDVVSVFLHYLWSAPISTLIITYFLYNKAGWAGIIGIAAVFIVVPLQSYLGKLSSKYRLQTALKTDERVQLMDEIVSGVQVIKMYAWEKPFCALIELARKLELRVVTKTSYLRGIYMSFNLFTTRMALWGTMIAMVLFDQELTADTIFVISAYFNILAQTMSSMFVRGVAETAECMVAVRRLQYFLMYDEFQKVIGHTKYSSENNISRGSMQSVNQAPKSDLPYIDDELTDKSAVPDDYSREKANGVAILASDLLKDTVDLVNEKSKSVMDNKIALNKEQWAIKLTNVTAKWEPYSPENTLDSVNLQFDKGKLYAVIGMVGAGKSSLLSVLLGELPLSETKEFSDVIVKGSLSYAGQDAWVFGATVRQNIIFGQPYERQRYHRVTKACALLSDFEQFSQGDLTIVGDRGSSLSGGQRARINLARAVYRQADIYLLDDPLSAVDAHVGKHLFEECIQRYLAGKTRILVTHQLQYLQGVDAIILLNQGRAEIFSNYHELLASYPDYEALVGTMGEGDGTASERGLPSEKGMRRQYSSTSHRSQTPDASGSIDTDMEDEEEDSKGLDTVEGTSRGTIQGSVFLKYFQAGGSLFIAFIVAVLFIATQVAASLNDMFVSYWVDKEESRRMISLSSHESLDINDTGEGTNTTNLLQLSRDTQILLSTETYMYIYTGILVALFVAAIGRSMLFYKLCMWSSQSLHDRMFGSLIRTSMRFFDTNPSGRILNRFSKDMGAIDELLPKALLDAGQVIMLMIGSLIVASTVNYLFLIPVVIMGAIFAWIRKIYLRTSKNVKRLEGINFSGSQVGLAITQAMALTGVIQWGMRQSAEVANQLMSVERVIEYTQLAPEPNLRDKGITKKRKAKSMSQQPPPPPQDWPSYGCIRLIDVYMRYVEDEAPVLKGLNLVIRPGEKVGIVGRTGAGKSSLISALFRLAKIEGSMQIDDIDTGSICLEDLRARISIIPQDPVLFSGTLRRNLDPFEEFPDRLLWEALDEVELKDAITTGANGLDSRVLKGGSNYSVGQRQLVCLARAILRNNRILMLDEATANVDPHTDALIQRTIRTKFASCTVLTVAHRLNTIMDSDKVLLMDRGRMAEYDHPYLLLQNEYGHFSSMVKETGRAMYEQLAKIAEQSYKAK, from the exons ATGGATGCAAGTAAAACAAGGAGCACACCTAATCCTCGAAAAAAGGCGAATATTGTTTCTGTACTAACATGGTG GTGGACGATAGAATTGTTCAAGAAAGGGTACAGAAAGATTTTGATTGCCGATGACTTACACGATCCTCTATCAGAGGATAGGTCAACAGCTTTGGGCGACAGACTAGAGAA GCAATGGAACTACGAATTGGAGACTGCCAAGAAATGGGGGCGGCAGCCAAGCCTTCTCAAAACGATTTTCCTGACTTTTCGCTGGGAGTATTTTTTGCTCGGTTTGATGCAAGTTTTGAACGAATTTGTCATACG ACTGGGTACGCCAATATTGCTGGGAGGTTTGCTCAGCTACTTTAAGAAAGACTCGAACGTCATGCTTGAAGAAGCGCTCTACTATGCAGGCGGTATTGCTTTAGCGTCGGCGGTCAACGTCATCACTTTGAATCAAGCCATATTTGGTGCTTTTCACATTGGTGGCAGAATCAGAGTAGCTGTATGCTCTCTTGTGTACCGAAAG GCATTGAATCTCAGCATGACAGCCCTTGGAGAAACAGCACCTGGCAAAGTCGTAAATTTGGTCGCCAATGACGTCAACCGATTCGATGTAGTTTCTGTTTTCTTGCATTATTTGTGGTCCGCCCCTATCTCTACACTGATAATTACCTACTTTTTGTACAACAAAGCTGGATGGGCAGGGATCATTGGTATAGCTGCGGTTTTCATCGTTGTTCCTCTACAAT CATACTTGGGAAAACTCTCTTCAAAATACAGGCTTCAAACAGCGCTGAAAACGGACGAAAGAGTTCAGCTGATGGATGAGATCGTATCTGGGGTTCAGGTGATAAAAATGTATGCCTGGGAAAAGCCGTTTTGCGCATTAATAGAATTGGCCAGAAAGCTTGAATTGCGAGTTGTCACCAAAACTTCATATCTTCGTGGAATCTACATGTCGTTCAATCTTTTCACCACGAGAATGGCATTGTGGGGCACCATGATTGCAATGGTCCTTTTTGACCAAGAGCTAACCGCAGACacaattttcgttatttccgCTTATTTCAACATCTTGGCCCAGACAATGTCCAGCATGTTTGTCCGAGGTGTCGCTGAGACAGCCGAATGTATGGTAGCCGTGCGACGACTTCAGTACTTCCTCATGTATGACGAGTTTCAAAAAGTTATCGGGCACACCAAATATTcttctgaaaataatatcagCCGTGGATCTATGCAGAGCGTTAATCAGGCTCCAAAATCCGATCTTCCGTACATTGACGATGAATTGACGGATAAAAGTGCAGTTCCTGACGATTATTCTAGAGAAAAAGCAAACGGAGTGGCAATACTTGCCAGCGACCTGCTGAAGGATACCGTCGATCTTGTCAATG AAAAATCTAAAAGCGTGATGGACAACAAGATAGCATTGAACAAGGAGCAGTGGGCAATAAAGTTGACCAACGTTACCGCAAAGTGGGAACCCTATAGTCCTGAGAACACGTTGGACAGCGTCAACCTGCAGTTTGACAAAGGGAAACTGTACGCTGTGATCGGAATGGTGGGAGCTGGGAAAAGTTCGCTACTATCAGTGTTACTGGGTGAGTTACCTCTCTCAGAGACCAAGGAGTTCAGTGACGTCATAGTGAAAGGTAGCCTGAGCTACGCAGGGCAAGATGCCTGGGTATTTGGTGCTACCGTTCGCCAAAATATCATCTTTGGTCAGCCGTACGAACGTCAGCGTTATCACAGAGTGACAAAGGCCTGCGCCCTTCTCAGCGATTTCGAACAGTTTTCTCAGGGTGATTTAACCATCGTCGGAGACCGTGGTAGTTCTCTTTCGGGTGGGCAACGCGCAAGAATCAACTTGGCCAGAGCAGTCTACAGGCAGGCTGATATTTACCTCCTCGACGATCCACTGAGCGCG GTAGACGCGCACGTGGGTAAGCATCTTTTCGAGGAGTGTATTCAACGCTACCTCGCAGGTAAGACAAGGATACTTGTAACGCACCAGCTGCAGTACTTACAGGGGGTTGATGCTATCATCTTGTTGAATCAGGGAAGagcagaaatattttcgaactATCACGAATTATTGGCATCATATCCCGACTACGAAGCACTTGTCGGTACCATGGGTGAGGGGGATGGAACTGCCAGCGAACGAGGCTTACCTAGTGAAAAGGGTATGCGTCGTCAGTATTCTAGCACGAGTCATCGA AGTCAAACACCCGATGCCAGCGGCAGCATTGACACAGATATGGAAGATGAGGAGGAAGACAGCAAAGGCCTAGATACGGTAGAGGGGACCTCTCGTGGCACCATTCAAGGCtccgtttttctcaaatacttTCAAGCTGGCGGTAGTTTGTTCATCGCCTTCATTGTCGCGGTGCTGTTTATCGCCACTCAAGTTGCAGCCAGTCTTAATGACATGTTCGTTTCCTACTG GGTCGATAAGGAAGAATCTCGTAGAATGATTTCACTCTCTTCTCATGAAAGCCTCGACATAAACGATACCGGCGAAGGAACAAACACTACGAATTTACTTCAGCTGTCTAGAGACACGCAGATCTTGTTATCGACGGAaacgtatatgtacatatatacgggGATATTGGTCGCCTTGTTTGTGGCCGCAATCGGCAGGTCTATGCTTTTCTACAAGTTGTGCATGTGGAGCAGTCAATCTCTCCATGATCGAATGTTTGGGAGCTTGATAAGAACGAGTATGCGGTTCTTTGACACAAATCCTAGTGGCCGGATCCTGAATCGCTTCTCAAAGGATATGGGAGCTATAGACGAGTTACTGCCCAAAGCACTTCTGGATGCTGGTCAGGTCATAATGTTGATGATTGGTTCGCTGATTGTTGCTTCTACCGTTAACTACTTGTTCCTTATTCCGGTGGTTATCATGGGTGCTATTTTCGCCTGGATACGCAAGATCTACTTAAGAACCAGTAAAAACGTGAAACGACTGGAAGGAATCA ATTTTTCGGGGAGTCAGGTCGGTTTGGCGATAACACAGGCAATGGCGCTAACCGGAGTCATTCAGTGGGGAATGCGTCAGAGTGCAGAAGTGGCCAATCAGCTGATGTCCGTTGAGAGGGTAATTGAATACACTCAGCTGGCACCAGAGCCCAATCTGAGGGACAAGGGTATCACCAAAAAACGTAAAGCGAAATCAATGTCCCAGCAGCCACCCCCGCCACCCCAGGATTGGCCGAGTTACGGTTGCATTCGACTCATCGATGTATATATGCGATACGTTGAGGACGAGGCCCCAGTGCTCAAAGGATTGAATCTCGTTATTCGCCCTGGTGAAAAG GTCGGTATAGTCGGGCGAACTGGAGCGGGCAAGTCCTCGTTGATTTCAGCATTATTCCGCTTGGCAAAGATCGAAGGATCCATGCAAATTGACGACATAGACACAGGGTCCATCTGCCTAGAGGATTTGCGTGCACGGATATCCATCATTCCTCAGGATCCAGTTTTGTTTTCAGGAACACTGCGGCGGAATCTTGATCCATTTGAAGAGTTTCCGGATCGACTATTGTGGGAGGCTTTAGACGAG GTGGAGCTCAAGGATGCTATAACGACTGGTGCTAACGGACTTGACTCCCGGGTTTTGAAGGGAGGCAGCAATTACAGCGTCGGTCAGCGGCAACTGGTCTGCCTGGCTAGGGCAATACTGCGGAACAATCGAATACTTATGCTAGACGAGGCCACTGCCAATGTCGATCCTCACACCGACGCCCTCATCCAGCGTACCATAAGAACCAAGTTCGCGTCTTGCACGGTACTCACTGTCGCTCATCGCTTAAACACCATCATGGATAGCGACAAGGTCCTTCTAATGGACCGTGGCCGAATGGCG GAATACGACCACCCATACTTACTTCTGCAGAACGAATATGGACACTTCAGCTCCATGGTGAAAGAAACCGGTCGCGCGATGTACGAGCAACTAGCCAAGATTGCCGAACAGTCTTATAAAGCTAAGTAA